The following are encoded in a window of Pseudalgibacter alginicilyticus genomic DNA:
- a CDS encoding TolC family protein: MNTYKYTLSLVFILVFFTFYQAIAQDRLLSLEDAKAMALSNNKKIKKATKTIEAAKAAQSSVYASGKPFVEASGMGVHVGDPLNLLLPEFFANASLGVTQVIYAGSKINTAKKMSATAVDLYTSQKELTDREVLLEVETTYWQIINVKSKVELAQKYKDLLTELLKDLTNSYNAGIIYKNDVLRVQVQLNQAELDFTKANDGLKLLMLKMAQLTGMSNIDFLIQDTINNDVVLIEEVSQSIAIDNRPEIKILKSAVEIEELQSKILEADRKPTIGLNVSGFYANGKQINFTDGSNDFTSYYGLLNVNIPVFDWGSRKQKVKEQKFKVEAQKLELEETEELLSLQIQNAYLELQQSIKKVDITEKSLQQADENLRLNQDRFDAGTVTGKDVLEAQVLWQQAYSDVIDAKANHRINEANYKKTIGQ; the protein is encoded by the coding sequence ATGAATACATATAAATATACCCTATCGTTAGTTTTTATACTGGTTTTTTTCACTTTTTATCAAGCTATCGCTCAAGACCGTTTGTTGAGTTTAGAAGACGCTAAAGCAATGGCCTTATCTAATAATAAAAAAATTAAAAAAGCTACTAAAACCATTGAAGCAGCCAAAGCAGCGCAGTCATCGGTTTACGCATCAGGTAAACCTTTTGTAGAGGCAAGTGGTATGGGAGTTCATGTTGGCGACCCTTTAAATTTACTATTGCCAGAGTTTTTTGCGAATGCCTCCTTAGGGGTAACTCAAGTAATTTATGCAGGTAGTAAAATAAATACTGCTAAAAAAATGAGCGCAACCGCAGTCGATTTGTATACATCACAGAAAGAATTAACAGATAGGGAAGTGCTTTTGGAGGTTGAAACAACGTATTGGCAAATAATAAATGTTAAAAGTAAAGTAGAGTTAGCGCAAAAATATAAAGACCTGTTAACAGAATTATTGAAAGATTTAACCAACTCATACAATGCAGGAATCATATATAAAAACGATGTGTTACGTGTGCAAGTACAATTAAATCAGGCAGAACTAGATTTTACAAAGGCAAATGATGGACTTAAACTACTAATGCTTAAGATGGCACAATTAACAGGTATGTCTAACATTGATTTTTTAATACAAGACACTATTAATAATGATGTTGTTTTAATAGAAGAGGTTTCGCAATCAATAGCAATTGATAATAGACCAGAAATTAAAATACTTAAAAGCGCTGTTGAAATTGAAGAGTTACAATCTAAAATTTTAGAGGCAGACAGAAAACCAACAATTGGACTTAATGTAAGTGGATTTTATGCCAACGGGAAGCAAATAAATTTTACAGATGGAAGTAATGATTTTACTTCATATTACGGATTGTTAAATGTTAATATACCCGTATTTGATTGGGGAAGCAGAAAGCAAAAAGTGAAGGAACAAAAATTTAAAGTTGAAGCACAAAAATTAGAATTGGAAGAAACAGAAGAATTGCTGTCACTTCAAATTCAAAATGCCTATTTAGAACTTCAGCAATCCATAAAGAAAGTGGATATCACAGAAAAATCTTTACAACAAGCCGACGAAAATTTAAGATTAAATCAAGATAGATTTGATGCCGGAACCGTAACAGGAAAAGATGTTTTAGAAGCACAAGTGCTTTGGCAACAAGCCTATTCAGATGTTATTGATGCTAAGGCAAACCATAGAATAAATGAAGCTAATTACAAAAAAACGATTGGGCAATAA
- a CDS encoding helix-turn-helix domain-containing protein, producing the protein MYKQSSIKSLTIEEVVEIIGDMPQEENGLHIHFSKSRFKEIPIGYPFRANAFTFILIIKGELRLQINLLNYTINKFEIIAINQQMVTHAQEMSKNLEIVTISFNIDFILRNSINKNDIDTLDFFTAISIPKLKLSKENFKAFISVAKILEQNNRLAKNNPYNKEKITHSFNLLMYHYASLLKRQFPNIEENLTRQEKLALRFLKLLNENFKQERTVQFYADILCLTPGYLSKVLKHISKKTASELIEEAVIMEAKLLLKNQTLSISEIANELQFSDQSFFGKYFKKHTGYSPSKFREINFKS; encoded by the coding sequence ATGTATAAACAATCTTCAATAAAAAGCCTTACAATAGAAGAAGTAGTGGAGATTATAGGAGATATGCCACAAGAAGAAAATGGTTTACATATACATTTTTCGAAAAGTAGGTTTAAAGAAATTCCAATAGGATATCCTTTTAGAGCCAATGCCTTCACTTTTATATTAATCATTAAAGGCGAATTAAGGTTGCAAATAAATTTACTTAATTATACTATTAATAAATTTGAAATTATTGCTATAAATCAACAAATGGTTACTCATGCTCAAGAAATGAGCAAAAATCTTGAAATTGTAACAATTAGCTTTAATATTGATTTTATATTGCGAAACTCTATTAATAAAAATGATATTGATACTTTAGACTTCTTTACGGCGATTAGTATACCCAAATTAAAATTATCTAAAGAAAATTTTAAAGCGTTTATTTCAGTGGCAAAAATTTTAGAACAAAATAATCGCCTTGCTAAAAACAACCCATATAATAAAGAAAAAATAACTCATAGTTTTAATTTATTAATGTATCATTATGCTTCTTTATTAAAGAGACAGTTTCCTAATATAGAGGAAAATTTAACCCGACAAGAAAAATTAGCACTTCGGTTTTTAAAATTGTTAAATGAAAATTTTAAACAAGAGCGTACGGTGCAATTTTATGCAGATATCTTATGTTTAACTCCAGGTTATTTATCAAAAGTCTTAAAGCATATTTCGAAAAAAACAGCAAGCGAATTAATTGAAGAAGCCGTGATAATGGAGGCAAAATTACTATTAAAAAATCAAACCTTGTCCATTTCTGAAATTGCAAATGAGCTTCAATTTAGTGATCAATCTTTCTTTGGTAAATATTTTAAAAAACACACGGGTTACTCACCTTCAAAGTTTAGGGAAATTAATTTTAAAAGTTAA
- a CDS encoding TetR/AcrR family transcriptional regulator: MVFKRKKLILEQSTNMFFNYGIQHITMDDIAKKCGVSKKTIYKYFENKDDLLCQVIELQIKELKKEIFENKQISENALKELMLFFDYVNELFFSISATFGKELKKYYPTIFLEVIKHKNTIVMPFLFENIKIGKQEGVYKKDINTEEICESFNDISKIIFLDGFFYNPGTNQNALKFLNSLFLHRLVSIEGLETLNEFNKNKTT, encoded by the coding sequence ATGGTTTTTAAAAGAAAAAAGTTGATTTTGGAACAATCTACTAATATGTTTTTTAATTATGGAATCCAGCATATCACTATGGATGATATTGCAAAAAAATGTGGGGTTTCTAAAAAAACAATTTATAAATATTTTGAAAATAAAGATGATTTGTTATGTCAAGTTATAGAACTACAAATAAAAGAACTAAAAAAAGAAATTTTTGAAAATAAACAAATAAGCGAAAATGCATTAAAAGAATTAATGCTTTTTTTTGACTATGTAAATGAGCTTTTCTTTAGTATATCTGCTACCTTTGGCAAGGAATTAAAAAAATACTATCCAACAATTTTCTTAGAAGTTATTAAACACAAAAATACTATAGTAATGCCGTTTCTTTTTGAAAATATCAAGATAGGAAAACAAGAAGGTGTTTATAAAAAAGATATAAATACCGAAGAAATTTGTGAATCTTTTAATGATATTTCTAAAATAATCTTCTTGGATGGTTTTTTCTACAATCCAGGAACAAACCAAAATGCGCTTAAGTTTTTAAACTCATTGTTTTTACATAGATTGGTGTCGATAGAAGGGTTAGAAACGTTAAATGAGTTTAATAAAAATAAAACTACTTGA
- a CDS encoding efflux RND transporter permease subunit, translating to MMKKVKINFIEAAMKYRQVTIVLTILLMILGVYALATMARSEDPQITVRKGLVIAAFPGADELQVEQQLTNQIEQFLFGFEEVRKEKTISDTKEGQVVVTVELNENVVDTDGFWATLQHGLNTTFRQNYTLPQGVIGPIVNSDFGDVVAQMITVSAPGRSYAEIETYLDELEDGLKTITETSKIKRYGGQKQQIYVTVQDEKMKQYGFDFSTIAQIIQMQNNTGYSGGITLENSEVSVFAKNQYKNEADLGNQIVYSSPDGKVVRLKDVATIERRYEEVSSYIKVNDEKVMMLTVEMQPGNNIVQFGEKITNKINEVKKRLPQDVQITTIVDQPAVVKASISHFMLEFVIAIVAVIIVVILLLPFRVAIVSAVACPIAIVITFGVLNVIGVEIHQVTLAALIIVLGMVVDNAIVVVDNYIEKLDEGEDRWTAAWQSGTQLMVPIFTATMAIIFAFIPLAFFLNGLAKEFIQALPIAVAVALFASLLVALLLTPYMCYVFIKKGLKHKVSDGDKKSMLDRLQHVFNNGLDYSFKWPKATLFCGLLSVVIAILIAMGLEQELFPTAERNQFNIEVWLPNGGNLKQTEDAVKRIENEIKKEERVLGVASFVGTSSPRFHSTYAPEFPRKNFAQIFITTTGKEATQELADEYIKKFEGFIPDGYIRIRQLSMKETPAPIEVRIVGEDLNTQKQVAEQVKVILEDAQGTNWIRTSYQDDYYGVKVNLNDDKANRLGVTNAIVSQTLGAGLKGYPVSTLYEGDKAIDILLRFDAENRENFNDLGALNIPTVFGTKVQLREVADITPEWHTGTITHRNGLRTLTVRAETQLGIKATSIQNDIMPKIDALHLPDGISITYGGEYESTNETAPHMMASLGISLILIFLVLLFQFKDFTKVLIVLATFPLSLLGAFLGLLLTGNPIGFTAFMGIISLIGIVVRNGIILVDYADELVLEHGYTVKAAAKASGKRRMRPIFLTSAAAAIGVVPMIIGKSPLWAPLGSVLAVGLIVSMVLTLFIVPILYYKFVKPQADEIHFRPDAEEYETILYKPKKKSRTLRKLEVMTYKLKKRIKN from the coding sequence ATGATGAAAAAAGTAAAAATAAACTTTATAGAGGCAGCAATGAAATACCGTCAGGTAACCATTGTGCTTACCATATTGTTAATGATTTTAGGCGTATATGCTTTAGCCACCATGGCCCGAAGTGAAGATCCACAAATTACCGTTCGTAAGGGATTGGTAATAGCAGCATTTCCTGGCGCAGACGAGTTACAAGTAGAACAACAATTAACCAATCAAATTGAACAATTTTTGTTCGGTTTTGAGGAAGTTAGAAAGGAGAAAACAATCTCGGATACCAAAGAAGGACAAGTGGTAGTTACTGTAGAGTTAAATGAAAATGTAGTAGATACAGATGGTTTTTGGGCGACTTTACAACATGGATTAAATACAACATTCAGGCAAAATTACACGTTGCCACAAGGTGTGATTGGTCCAATAGTTAACAGTGACTTTGGAGATGTGGTGGCTCAAATGATTACAGTTTCTGCACCAGGACGAAGTTATGCAGAGATTGAGACTTATTTGGATGAGTTAGAAGATGGCTTAAAGACCATTACAGAAACATCAAAAATTAAACGTTACGGTGGACAAAAACAGCAAATTTATGTAACGGTTCAAGATGAAAAAATGAAACAATATGGTTTCGATTTTTCAACTATAGCTCAAATTATTCAAATGCAAAATAATACCGGCTATTCTGGAGGAATTACGTTAGAGAATTCGGAAGTCTCTGTGTTTGCCAAAAATCAATATAAAAATGAAGCAGATTTAGGCAATCAAATTGTATATAGTAGTCCAGATGGCAAAGTTGTTCGCTTAAAAGATGTGGCAACTATTGAACGTCGTTACGAAGAAGTTTCAAGCTATATTAAGGTAAATGATGAAAAAGTAATGATGTTAACCGTAGAGATGCAACCCGGTAATAACATTGTTCAATTTGGAGAGAAAATAACTAATAAAATTAATGAAGTAAAAAAACGATTACCTCAAGATGTTCAAATTACCACTATTGTAGACCAACCTGCAGTTGTAAAGGCAAGTATTAGCCATTTTATGTTAGAGTTTGTTATCGCTATTGTGGCGGTAATTATTGTAGTAATCCTGTTGTTACCCTTTCGTGTGGCAATAGTTTCGGCAGTGGCATGTCCAATTGCTATAGTCATTACATTCGGCGTTTTAAACGTTATTGGTGTAGAAATTCATCAAGTTACCTTAGCCGCATTAATTATAGTATTGGGCATGGTAGTAGATAATGCTATTGTAGTTGTAGATAATTATATAGAAAAATTAGATGAAGGTGAAGACCGGTGGACAGCCGCTTGGCAAAGTGGTACCCAATTAATGGTGCCAATTTTTACAGCAACAATGGCCATTATTTTTGCCTTTATACCATTGGCTTTTTTCTTAAACGGATTAGCTAAAGAGTTTATCCAGGCTTTACCAATTGCTGTAGCAGTAGCTTTATTTGCATCATTGTTAGTTGCATTGTTGTTAACACCATATATGTGTTATGTCTTTATAAAAAAAGGATTAAAGCACAAGGTAAGTGATGGGGATAAAAAAAGTATGTTAGATAGATTGCAGCATGTGTTTAATAATGGTTTAGATTATAGTTTTAAGTGGCCAAAAGCAACCTTGTTCTGTGGATTATTATCTGTTGTAATTGCCATTTTAATAGCGATGGGCTTAGAGCAGGAATTGTTTCCAACTGCAGAACGAAATCAGTTTAACATAGAAGTGTGGCTGCCTAACGGAGGAAATTTAAAACAAACTGAAGACGCTGTAAAACGTATTGAAAACGAAATAAAAAAAGAAGAAAGGGTTTTAGGCGTGGCAAGTTTTGTTGGTACCAGTTCTCCAAGGTTTCATTCTACGTATGCACCAGAATTCCCTCGAAAAAACTTTGCCCAAATCTTTATAACGACAACTGGTAAAGAAGCTACACAAGAATTAGCAGATGAGTACATTAAAAAGTTTGAAGGTTTTATTCCAGATGGTTATATCCGCATCAGACAACTTTCAATGAAAGAAACGCCAGCACCTATTGAAGTAAGAATTGTGGGTGAAGATTTAAATACACAAAAACAAGTAGCAGAACAAGTAAAAGTAATTTTAGAAGATGCTCAAGGAACAAACTGGATAAGAACATCGTATCAAGACGATTATTATGGTGTAAAAGTAAATTTAAACGACGATAAGGCCAACCGTTTGGGCGTAACCAATGCAATCGTTTCACAAACTTTGGGAGCAGGCTTAAAAGGGTATCCGGTATCTACGTTATACGAAGGGGATAAAGCGATAGATATTTTATTGCGTTTTGATGCTGAAAATCGTGAGAATTTTAACGATTTGGGCGCTTTAAATATACCTACAGTATTTGGTACAAAAGTACAATTAAGAGAGGTCGCAGACATTACTCCTGAGTGGCATACAGGAACCATAACTCATAGAAATGGTTTAAGAACATTAACGGTTAGAGCTGAAACACAGTTGGGAATAAAAGCCACCTCTATCCAAAATGATATCATGCCTAAAATTGATGCTTTACACTTACCAGACGGCATATCAATTACCTATGGAGGTGAATACGAAAGTACTAATGAAACAGCACCACACATGATGGCGTCTTTAGGGATAAGTTTAATATTAATCTTTTTAGTGCTTTTATTTCAATTCAAGGATTTTACAAAAGTCTTAATTGTTTTAGCAACATTTCCGTTGAGTTTACTAGGCGCATTTTTGGGGTTGTTACTTACAGGAAATCCAATTGGTTTTACGGCTTTTATGGGAATAATTAGTCTTATTGGCATAGTGGTAAGAAACGGAATTATTTTGGTGGATTATGCAGACGAGCTGGTCTTAGAACACGGTTATACCGTAAAAGCAGCGGCTAAAGCATCAGGGAAAAGACGTATGCGTCCCATCTTTTTAACCTCTGCAGCAGCAGCTATTGGTGTGGTTCCTATGATTATTGGTAAATCACCACTGTGGGCGCCTTTAGGAAGTGTGTTAGCCGTAGGACTAATAGTTTCAATGGTGCTAACCTTATTTATAGTGCCTATACTTTACTACAAGTTTGTTAAACCGCAAGCAGACGAAATACATTTTCGTCCGGATGCTGAAGAATATGAAACTATTTTGTATAAACCTAAAAAGAAAAGTAGAACACTTCGCAAATTAGAAGTGATGACGTATAAATTAAAAAAACGAATCAAGAACTAA
- a CDS encoding RNA polymerase sigma-70 factor, which produces MLNKETFKDLFNALYPRLVSYSFKYVKDAFIAEEIVEDCLVVLWEKRKDLAHIDNVKPYLYTMVRNASFKYLEKKKRMISLDQTVHDSAVVIEQGIIEEEVHAVILYQALETLPPKCRKVFELSCLKGMKYKDIATDMDISLNTVKSQRSRAIELLKKQLKNNPFLLILLSSF; this is translated from the coding sequence GTGCTTAATAAAGAAACTTTTAAAGATTTATTCAACGCCTTATATCCTAGACTTGTTTCTTATAGTTTTAAGTATGTGAAAGATGCATTTATTGCAGAGGAAATTGTAGAAGATTGTTTAGTAGTTTTATGGGAAAAACGTAAAGATTTAGCTCATATTGATAATGTTAAGCCATATTTATATACTATGGTTAGAAATGCTTCCTTTAAGTATTTAGAAAAAAAGAAAAGAATGATTTCGTTGGATCAAACAGTGCATGATTCAGCTGTTGTTATTGAGCAAGGTATTATAGAAGAAGAAGTACATGCTGTTATATTGTATCAAGCATTAGAAACATTGCCTCCTAAGTGCAGGAAAGTTTTTGAATTATCTTGTCTAAAAGGTATGAAATATAAAGATATTGCTACGGATATGGACATTTCTCTTAATACCGTAAAATCTCAGCGCTCAAGAGCTATTGAATTACTGAAAAAGCAATTAAAAAACAACCCATTTTTACTCATATTGCTATCCTCTTTCTAA
- a CDS encoding FecR family protein, with the protein MSGTNKEYYISKLIVKSVLGTLSSEENIDFDNWYSVSENREFYHKIIKEENFEHKILLYKSLNKNAAYSRIIKRIEDKQQSTKQKLSINYKNAFKYAAAAILLISIGYYSASYFSSESSPAEINDSVVLDLKPGYEKATLVLEDGTEVNLEKNEFVTEQASAEVKNQNNSLVYKENKKGKISSKKVSLNTLFVPIGGMYNIVLSDGTKVWLNSSSSLKYPTSFEESKRIVELSGEGYFEVKKDVNKSFVVKTKTRDISVLGTSFNVSAYQDDDFFAATLAEGKIKLLGAESQEEVYLSPGEQAVVSKQELGVAQVNRVNPEAYSAWREGTFFFKNKSLGDILKKVGRWYNFKVDFSNQELSQIKFTGLASKDFPAKRLLDRISKSANVTYEIIKNTNTNEEYLVKILKKEP; encoded by the coding sequence ATGTCTGGTACTAATAAAGAATATTATATATCAAAACTGATTGTGAAATCAGTTTTAGGAACACTTTCATCGGAAGAGAATATTGATTTTGACAATTGGTATAGTGTTTCAGAGAATAGAGAGTTTTATCATAAGATTATAAAAGAAGAAAATTTTGAACATAAAATACTTCTATATAAAAGTTTAAATAAAAATGCTGCGTATTCTAGAATTATAAAAAGGATAGAGGATAAGCAACAATCAACAAAACAAAAGTTATCTATTAATTATAAAAATGCCTTTAAGTATGCAGCTGCAGCTATTTTATTGATTTCAATAGGTTATTATAGTGCCTCATATTTTTCTTCAGAATCATCTCCTGCCGAAATAAATGACTCGGTAGTTTTAGATTTAAAACCTGGTTATGAAAAAGCAACACTTGTTTTGGAAGATGGTACAGAAGTGAATCTTGAAAAGAATGAGTTTGTTACAGAACAGGCATCAGCAGAAGTTAAAAATCAAAATAATTCTTTGGTTTATAAGGAAAATAAAAAAGGCAAAATTTCTTCAAAAAAAGTAAGCTTAAATACTTTGTTTGTGCCAATAGGGGGTATGTATAATATTGTTTTATCTGATGGAACAAAAGTCTGGTTAAATTCTTCTTCTTCTTTAAAATATCCTACTTCTTTTGAAGAATCTAAAAGAATTGTAGAGTTGTCTGGAGAAGGATATTTTGAGGTTAAAAAAGATGTTAATAAAAGTTTTGTTGTAAAAACAAAAACGAGAGATATTTCGGTATTAGGAACTTCTTTTAATGTATCGGCTTATCAAGATGATGATTTTTTTGCGGCTACTTTAGCTGAAGGAAAAATAAAACTTTTGGGAGCTGAATCACAAGAGGAGGTTTATTTAAGTCCAGGAGAACAAGCTGTGGTTAGTAAGCAGGAATTAGGCGTTGCTCAGGTAAATAGGGTTAATCCAGAAGCTTACTCTGCTTGGAGAGAAGGTACTTTTTTCTTTAAAAATAAAAGTCTTGGAGATATTTTAAAAAAAGTGGGAAGGTGGTATAATTTTAAGGTCGATTTTTCTAACCAAGAACTTAGTCAAATAAAATTTACAGGGTTAGCATCAAAAGATTTTCCTGCAAAACGTTTATTGGATCGAATCAGTAAGTCAGCAAATGTAACATATGAAATAATTAAAAACACAAATACCAATGAAGAATACTTAGTAAAAATTTTAAAAAAAGAACCATAA
- a CDS encoding lysophospholipid acyltransferase family protein, with product MLYRILYVFSLLPLRLLYLISDVCYYLLYYVVKYRRITVSENIKNSFPNLNKKDRVVIEKRFYRNFCDNFIETLKLLSISKKELHNRITVDYSELINIISQNKNCHVYLGHQFNWEWANLHISSVLEENVIVAYKPIKNKQFNSLMKQMRSRFGSKLVASKQLKKDIEKFKDTPHVLILVADQTPKISIKSYWTNFLNQKTAFLSGTELYTASNKTTTFFANIIRLNRGNYKFVITPLFDFSEPYQVGLITQFYAKKIEESINENPENYLWSHRRWKRKYKDEYQRRWIGNLS from the coding sequence ATGCTTTACAGAATTTTATATGTGTTTTCACTGCTTCCATTAAGACTATTGTATCTAATATCAGATGTTTGTTATTATTTATTGTATTATGTAGTAAAATATCGTAGAATAACGGTGTCAGAAAACATTAAGAACTCATTTCCTAATCTAAACAAAAAAGATAGGGTCGTTATTGAGAAAAGATTTTACAGAAATTTCTGCGATAATTTTATTGAGACCTTAAAGCTATTGTCTATATCTAAGAAAGAACTACATAACCGTATCACTGTAGATTATTCTGAATTAATAAACATAATATCTCAAAACAAAAATTGTCATGTTTATTTAGGACATCAGTTTAATTGGGAATGGGCAAATTTGCATATATCAAGCGTATTGGAAGAGAATGTTATAGTAGCCTATAAGCCAATAAAAAATAAACAATTTAATAGTTTAATGAAGCAAATGCGGAGTCGATTTGGTTCAAAATTGGTTGCATCCAAACAATTGAAAAAAGATATTGAAAAATTCAAGGATACCCCACATGTATTAATTTTAGTTGCAGACCAAACGCCTAAAATTTCAATAAAAAGTTATTGGACAAATTTTTTAAATCAAAAAACAGCCTTTTTAAGTGGAACTGAACTTTATACGGCATCAAATAAAACTACTACTTTTTTTGCAAATATTATTCGTTTAAATAGAGGTAATTACAAATTTGTTATAACACCTCTTTTTGATTTTTCAGAACCGTATCAAGTTGGACTCATTACCCAATTTTATGCTAAAAAAATAGAAGAATCAATAAATGAAAATCCAGAAAACTACCTCTGGAGTCATAGGCGTTGGAAACGAAAATATAAAGATGAATATCAAAGAAGGTGGATTGGAAATTTATCCTAA
- a CDS encoding efflux RND transporter periplasmic adaptor subunit, which translates to MKQIITLTTLILLLVGCSDKKKTVKPTIIPKVTVKKIQTSSETEVLNYSGTIEADNTVSLGFSVPGRISKVYVQEGQKVKRGQLLAAIDQTTYKNAFDIANAGLEQANDNFNRLHSLYEKGSLPERDFIAVKVAVAQANANKNLAEKNLADTNLYAPFSGMITAKLTEIGATAAPGVPAFTVMKTDKVYAKASITESEIAKLKIGTDAKVEISSLDEIFNGKVAIVNPSADALTRTFNVKVRLDNNEDKLLPGMISTIKINTGNTVNVISIPSENVVRDANNILYVFMVKNNKAIKKRVSLGNFKGNEVIVTEGLAIGDSVVIAGNKNLKDGQTVSL; encoded by the coding sequence ATGAAGCAAATTATCACCTTAACAACTTTAATTTTATTATTAGTAGGTTGTTCAGATAAAAAGAAAACGGTAAAACCAACTATTATTCCTAAGGTTACCGTAAAAAAAATACAAACAAGTTCTGAAACTGAAGTTTTAAATTATAGCGGAACCATTGAGGCAGACAATACCGTGTCTTTAGGTTTCTCTGTTCCAGGCCGGATTTCAAAAGTCTATGTGCAAGAAGGGCAAAAAGTAAAACGAGGGCAGTTACTAGCAGCAATAGACCAAACTACATATAAAAATGCATTTGATATAGCGAATGCTGGCTTAGAACAAGCTAATGATAACTTTAATAGATTACATAGTTTATATGAAAAAGGAAGTTTGCCAGAACGCGATTTTATTGCCGTTAAAGTGGCTGTAGCTCAAGCTAATGCAAATAAAAATTTAGCAGAGAAAAATTTAGCAGACACGAATCTTTATGCGCCTTTTTCTGGAATGATTACAGCTAAACTAACAGAAATAGGAGCAACGGCAGCACCTGGAGTACCAGCTTTTACTGTTATGAAAACAGATAAAGTTTACGCCAAAGCTTCTATTACGGAATCGGAAATAGCTAAACTCAAAATAGGTACAGATGCTAAGGTTGAAATCTCCTCATTAGATGAAATTTTTAATGGCAAAGTCGCTATTGTAAATCCAAGTGCAGATGCATTAACCAGAACGTTTAATGTAAAAGTACGTCTTGATAATAATGAAGATAAGTTATTACCAGGCATGATTAGTACTATAAAAATCAATACGGGTAATACCGTAAATGTTATTTCAATTCCTTCAGAAAATGTGGTAAGAGATGCTAACAATATACTCTATGTGTTTATGGTCAAAAATAATAAAGCCATTAAAAAAAGAGTATCTCTTGGCAACTTTAAAGGTAATGAGGTCATCGTTACAGAAGGTTTAGCAATTGGTGATTCAGTTGTAATTGCAGGAAATAAAAATTTAAAAGATGGACAAACAGTGTCTCTATAA